TGGTTTTTCTTCCGAATTCATGTCTTGAGGAACAGATTGCTTGTATACTCGAACCCGGGTAATTCGCAAACGAGTGGACTCCTCCACTTCAAAGACGTATCCATTCAGCTCCCGAGTTTTGCCCTTGGCTGGACTACCTCCAAGCTCTTTAAACAGCCATCCGCCAATGGTATCCACTTCTTCATCCTCAATGATGGCTCCGGTCCACTTATGAACTTCTTCAATAAGCGAACGACCATCAATGGAAAACGAATCACCACTGCGTTCCATATGCGGACGCTCATCCTCAAATTCGTCATACAAATCTCCAACGATCTCTTCCAGAATTTCTTCCGCAGTCAACAATCCAGCTGTGCCGCCATATTCATCCACAACCAGCGTCATCTGAGAATGTTTCTTCTGCATCAGACGCAGCACATGGCTGATTTCCATGGATTCAGGAACGTTTAAGATTGGACGGACAAGTGAAGCCAGATCATGTTGTTGCTCCGGTTTAGCCAGCAACAGATCGGTGATGTGTATGAATCCAATGATCTCATCCTTGTCTTCTACTGCTACGGGATACCGGGAATGTTTGGTTGCATTAATGATCTCCAGGTTCTCTTCCAAAGACATATGCGTGTATAGACAATCCATGTCTGTACGTGGCAGCATCACTTCACGTGCCAACATATCGGAGAAATCAAAGATGTTGTCCATCAGTTTGATCTCATCTTTATCGATGACACCACTTTTGGCACTCTGCTTCATCAGAATTCGAAGTTCATCTTCCGAGTGAGCTTCTCCTTCACTGGCAGGTTCGATACCTGCCAGACGCAGCAATGCATTGGCCGATACATTCAGTACCCAGATGAACGGGAAGAAGATTTTGTAGAACAACAGCAAGGGCGCAGATAAGAACAATGCCACACCGTCTGTTTTTTGAATAGCTAACGATTTAGGTGCAAGCTCACCCAGCACAATATGCAGAAACGTAATGATACAAAAACCGATAATGACCGACACGGTCGAAATAAGCCCTGTATCTCCTACACCAAGTTTAAACATGAGTGGCTCAACGAGCAATTCGGAGATGGCTGGTTCTCCCAGCCACCCGAGTCCAAGTGATGTCAGCGTAATCCCGAACTGAGTTGCCGATAGATAGGAATCCAGTTTACTATTCACCTTCAGTGCATAACCAGCAAAACGGTTTCCTTCACTCTGCAATTGAGTTAAGCGCGTTTGCCTTACTTTCACAAGGGAAAATTCCGCTGCGACAAATACGCCATTCAAAAATACGAGCAAAAAGACACAGACCAGATTAAATACCAGTTGTCCAAGATGAAATTCGGTATGAATATCCAAGTTGAAACTCCCCTTTTCTATCTATTTCAGGAATACACCTGGAATATCAACGTGTGATTGCCTTTCTAGATTTGAAATCTACGCCCTTGTAATACATATCTGCCACTAGCAGGTTTGGTCCGCAACAGGATGCAATATCGCAATGGCAATTGACCGTTTGATTCAACGGATGTTCAGCTGACCATTCATGGAACACATCATCCAGTTTACGATCACGAATGTTGCCAAATGCCGGGATATCAGCAAAATCCGTCACATACACATTACCCGTAAACATGTTGACGTTAACGCGATTGCGTCCGTCCGGATCATTACGTACCGTCACATTTGGTTCGCTGTATAAACGGTTGATCAGTTCCCGATCCTGCTCTGCTGCACTGCATGCGAAGAACGGCAATGTTCCGAAAAGCATCCACATATCCTTGTCACGCACATCAAGTAAACGATGAATCGCTGCTCTCATATGATCCAGTGATAAGACCGGCAGTGACGAAGCAAAGTTCGAATTATACATCGGATGCACTTCATGACGGACACAGCCCATCTCACGAATCAATTGGTGAATACCATCCAGCTTGTCGTGCGTACGGAAGTTAATCATCGATTCCGCAGAGATAAACATGCCTGCTTCACTCAGTTTGCGGGAATTTTCAATCATTTTCTCATACATCTTCACCGCGACTTCACGTTTCACAGGTCTGCCACTATTCGCAAATCCAACTTGATGGAAATCGTCAGCATTCAGATAGTTGAATGAGATATGCATAACGTCCAGATAAGGTAAAAGTTGCTCATACCGGCTGATATCCAGCGTTAAATTCGAATTGATCTGGGAACGAATTCCACGTTCCTTGGCATATTTGAGCAGCGGAATAATCATCTCATCCACTGTTTTCTGGCTAAAGCTTGGCTCGCCACCCGTCAGACTAATCGTCTGCAGATGCTCCACTTCATCCAATCGTTTTAGCATCAGAGGGGAGCGGAAGAGCCGGCGCCTCACGCATCGTAAGCATATCTCCCACGGCACAATGCTCACACCTCATATTGCACAGATGTGTCACGGTCATTTCTACACTGGTCAGCACATGGCGTCCATATGTACGCAGAGAGCCGATCGGATCCCACGGATCATTCGTTGGCGATAAAGGCATCGGTTGTACCGATCCTGAGTTTAGCATGGTCATTGTTCTTCACCTTATTCCTTTTATTAACCTAAAAAGTTTTATTTACATCATACCTTGTGTTTCTCTTTTTGGAGTTATCTTTTATCATAGCACAATTTTGAATGCTCCGGCATACGTAGACCCTGTCCATTACATGACAAAAAACACTCAGGTAACTCCGGGCCGAATCACGAAACGGCCCCGATATTACGACATGAGCGCTAATCATTTCTAAGCTTGTTCAGCTTTCCAACCGTTCACTTTGGGCAGATGAAGGTGTATCCTCCAGACCCTCTACACCTGTGATCATCACAGACAGTGCTGTAGACAGGTTAATTTCGTAGGGCGAAGATAAGGTCTGGCCGTCGGCATCCTTGAGCACCCGGATAAGTGGACGTTGAGGAACACGTGGATGAATCGCTGCGACCACCCCAACCTCTCCCGTACTGAGCGTGACCGATAGACCCACGGGGTAGATCGCTACACAATCCCTGAATCTCTCCAGCATTCGTTGTTCATAAAGCGTTCCTGAGCCCGTATACAGCACCTCTACGGCCTGATGTGGCAGCAAGGCTTGCTTGTAGACTCGATTCGTTGTCATGGCATCATACGAATCAGCAAGAGCAATCCACTTGGCATACTCATGAATCTCTTTATCCTTCAGCCCAAAGGGATATCCGCTGCCATCAATTCGCTCATGGTGCTGCAATGCACAATGCGCAGATAGAAGTGGTATACCTGGTTCGTCTTTGAGAATACGGTGTCCATATGTAGTGTGCTGCTGAATGATTTTGAATTCCTCGTCACTTAATCTGGAGGGTTTATGCAGAATTTCTGGTGCAATCTGTGTTTTGCCGATATCATGCAACAAAGCGCCCAGACCAATCTCCATTAATTGCTGGCGTGTGTAACCCGAAGCGACACCAAGAACCAGCGTGTACACACATACATTCAGAGAATGGTTATACAGGTCAAAATCGCTGGAGTTCATGTCCATCAGC
The nucleotide sequence above comes from Paenibacillus sp. W2I17. Encoded proteins:
- a CDS encoding hemolysin family protein, whose protein sequence is MDIHTEFHLGQLVFNLVCVFLLVFLNGVFVAAEFSLVKVRQTRLTQLQSEGNRFAGYALKVNSKLDSYLSATQFGITLTSLGLGWLGEPAISELLVEPLMFKLGVGDTGLISTVSVIIGFCIITFLHIVLGELAPKSLAIQKTDGVALFLSAPLLLFYKIFFPFIWVLNVSANALLRLAGIEPASEGEAHSEDELRILMKQSAKSGVIDKDEIKLMDNIFDFSDMLAREVMLPRTDMDCLYTHMSLEENLEIINATKHSRYPVAVEDKDEIIGFIHITDLLLAKPEQQHDLASLVRPILNVPESMEISHVLRLMQKKHSQMTLVVDEYGGTAGLLTAEEILEEIVGDLYDEFEDERPHMERSGDSFSIDGRSLIEEVHKWTGAIIEDEEVDTIGGWLFKELGGSPAKGKTRELNGYVFEVEESTRLRITRVRVYKQSVPQDMNSEEKPVE
- a CDS encoding HD-GYP domain-containing protein, giving the protein MRLVHINLLQPGMKLGKRIYSEEGLVLLSEDVELTSRLIGRLKDLGVSYVYIKDAATEDIIVPEMLQEETRRKALVEIKQQFQSMSGLKTKNRIPHFGKALSGVMNAILEDIGSQKEAMIMLMDMNSSDFDLYNHSLNVCVYTLVLGVASGYTRQQLMEIGLGALLHDIGKTQIAPEILHKPSRLSDEEFKIIQQHTTYGHRILKDEPGIPLLSAHCALQHHERIDGSGYPFGLKDKEIHEYAKWIALADSYDAMTTNRVYKQALLPHQAVEVLYTGSGTLYEQRMLERFRDCVAIYPVGLSVTLSTGEVGVVAAIHPRVPQRPLIRVLKDADGQTLSSPYEINLSTALSVMITGVEGLEDTPSSAQSERLES